The DNA window TTCGAACCCCCAACCTTCTGATCCGTAGTCAGATGCTCTATCCGTTGAGCTACGAGCGCCGGTTGGTGAACAGGGGATTCTAACGGGCCGGGTCAGGCGGCCGGCTCGGCCCCCATCTCGACGCCGGCGGCCAGCGCGACCTCCCGGCGGTTGGTGCGGATGTAGCCAACGGTGAACCACATGAGCGAGCCGATGATCACCCAGCCGATCGGCGGGGCCAGGGCCAGGAAGGTGCCGGTGGGCAGGGCCAGGGCCAGGATGGCGCGGAGGACAGCCTCGCCGAACAGGCCTACCCCCCAGAGGAGGGTCAGGACCCGCACGACCCGGCGGGCCTGCTCCTCTCCCCAAAGCGTCTCGAAGTCGGCGATGGCGCCGGCCCCCTGGCTCGAGGCCATGGCCCGGCCGAGGTGGAAGATGAACGGCCGCTGCGACACGACCAGGCTGATCAGGAAGACCAGACCGAGGATCCCGCTGATCAGGGACTCGCGCATCTTGAGCACCAGCTCGCTGCCGTGGAGGGCCACGACGGCTATCAGCCCGATGACGAGCCCGAACAGGGCGATGCCGGGGATGACCTCGAGGCGGCGGCGCCAGGCCCAGTTCCCGAGAACCCAGAGGGCCGGGACGATCGAGGCCAGGGCCAGAGAGGTGGCGTCGGCCAACCCGTTGCGGTGGGCCAGTTGGTAGACGAGGAAGGGCGCCAGCCCACCCGCCGCCACCTGGGGCCCGAGGATCCGCGGCCGGAGGGCACCGAG is part of the Acidimicrobiales bacterium genome and encodes:
- a CDS encoding VC0807 family protein — protein: MSSAPAASQPEDPILGALRPRILGPQVAAGGLAPFLVYQLAHRNGLADATSLALASIVPALWVLGNWAWRRRLEVIPGIALFGLVIGLIAVVALHGSELVLKMRESLISGILGLVFLISLVVSQRPFIFHLGRAMASSQGAGAIADFETLWGEEQARRVVRVLTLLWGVGLFGEAVLRAILALALPTGTFLALAPPIGWVIIGSLMWFTVGYIRTNRREVALAAGVEMGAEPAA